A segment of the Brevundimonas sp. M20 genome:
TTCCCTGACTACATGCGCGTCATCCCCAAGGGGAACGACAAGCAGGCCGACATCGACAACGCCCTGTTCTCCAAGGCCGTCGATCGCGTCGCCACTATCTCGGCGGAAAAGAGCCGTTCGGTGAAACTGGCCTTCGAGCTGGACCGCGTCACCCTGACCGTCCGCAACATGGAGGCCGGGCAGGGCGTCGAGGAAGTCGAGATCGGCTATTCGGAAGAGCCCTTCGAGATCGGCTTCAACGCCCGCTACCTGCTCGACGTCGCCGGCCAGATCACCGGCGAAACCGCCCACTTCAAATTCGCCGACCCGGCCAGCCCGACCCTTGTCCTCGATCCGGGCGATCCGGGCGTCCAGTACGTGCTGATGCCGCTGCGGGTGTGAGGCGAAGTGATTGGTGGGTAGTGATTGGTGATTGCTGGACTGCGGGCGGAATTCACCCGGTCGCCAGCGGTGCGCGCCGTTCTTCTACTCACCAGCCACTTTTCACCCACGCTTGATCACATCTCTCACCCTCACCGACTTCCGCTCCTATGCGAGCGCGACCCTGCCCATCGCGGCGGGGGCGGTGGTGCTTCATGGGCCGAACGGCGCCGGCAAGACCAACCTGCTGGAGGCGCTCAGCCTCTTCACGCCCGGCAAAGGGCTGCGCGGCGCCACGGCTCCGGAGATGGGCCGCCGGGAGCCGGGCGAGGCGACCGGCCGCGCCTGGGCCGTCGCCGCCGTCCTCACCGACGGCGAGGGCGAAACGAAACTCGGCACCGGCGTCCAGACGCCCGGCGCGGCCCGCCGCATCGTCCGCATCGAGGGCGAGACCGCCCAGCCGGGCCGTCTGCTCGACTATCTGCGCCCCGTGTGGGCCACGCCCGAACAGGACCGTCTGTTCTCTGACGCCCGCGCCGCCCGGCTGAAATTCTTCGACCGACTGGTCTTCGCCGACCGCCCTGATCACGCCGCCGCCGTTTCCGCCTACGAAAAAGCCCTGCGCGAGCGCCTGCGCCTGCTGACGGAGGGCGCCGAAGGCCGCCCGGCCGACCCCCTGTGGCTTGATGCGCTGGAAGTCAGGCTGGGTGAGGCCGGAGCCGCCGCCGCGACCGCCCGCGCCGCGGCCCTGACTGTCCTCCAGTCCGCCATCGACGCCCGCAATGATCGTCCTTTCCCGCAGGCGGATCTCAGCCTGACGGGGGAAGCTGAAGCCATGGCCGTCTCGGGTGCGGACCCGGACGCCATCGCCGCCGCCATCCGTGAAGGGATGGTGCGTTCGCGCGGGCGCGACGCCGCCGCCGGCCGCTCCCTGTTCGGTCCGCATCGCTCTGACCTGACCGCCCTGCATCGCGAGAAGAACCGCCCCGCCGCCGAGGGGTCGTCCGGCGAGCAGAAAGCTCTGGTCCTCAACCTGATCCTCGCCCAGATAACCCGTCTGTCCGGCCAGAGCGCGGCCCCGATCCTCCTCCTCGACGAGGCCCCGGCCCACCTCGACACGGCCCGCCGCGCGGCCCTGTTCGACGAGATCGAGGCCCTCGGCCTTCAGGCCTTCATGACCGGCACCGAGGCGGATTTGTTCGCGCCGTTGGCGGGTAGGGCCCAGTTCGTGAAGGTGGCGGACGGCGGGTTTGGCTAGGTTGCCGCCCTCTCCCTCGGGGAGAGGGAAGGGGCCGCGCCGTCAGCCGTAGGAGGGAGTGGGGTTACACAGTCGGCCGCGCATCTCTCGACCTCACCTCTCCATTCGCCCTCAAGCGAATGGAGAGGACAGACCGGCGCGGCAGCGACGGTCAGGAGAGGGCGGCTCGGTGTCGGCAGAAGACGCCTCGAACACCGGTGTCGGCGACCAACCGTCAAACGCCTGCGCCGCCCCCTCCTGATCGCTGCGCGATCTGTCCTCCCCATCGCCTTGAAGCGGGCGATGGAGAGGTGAGGCGCCGCACTCCATCCTTCAAAGATACGGAGGAGTTCACGTCCTGCCCGCGCAATTCCGGGCACTAACCCTCTGACTGCGCTCCATAATTTCCCGGCCCAGCGTCATTTTCCCGCCATAGGAAGCCCGGCCCTCACAATACGTCCATCCCGTCGATGGGGAGGGCGTCGGATCCACGCTTCTCGACGACGGCGGGCTGTGGCCGAGCGATGAAGCCCGCGCGATGGAGAGTGCGGGGGGGCTCGTCGGGCAGGGATGGATCCCGTCCGCTTGCTCGCCGCGCGCTGTTGGAAGCGGACCGCTGGCGTCTCTGAACGGTCGAAGTCCGCCCCGCGTCGGGGTCAGCAATGATCCCGGCGGTGATCCGGCAAGGCCCCAAGCAAAGGCCGCCAACCGGAGGAACGTGTGGAAAACGGCCGCGCGGGACGTCGCTCTCGTCGAAACGGTAAAACAAAACACCACACACCGGGCGAGGCCCGGCGTCCCGCGCCCTTCCCACTCGACCTGCCGCGTTTCGCGGCGGGCCGAGACCGCATGCTTGTCATCCCGGAGCCCGAAGGGCGAGGCCGATCCGGGCCGATGCGGCGAACAGTCGTGCTCCATTCAAAGCCCTCCCGTTTGGCGGAGGGGGGAGGGTTGGGTGGGGTGAATGCAGTGACGCTCAGAACCACCCCGAAAGGCTCCATCGACCCCGCCTCCCGCGCCTCACGCCGAAACACCGCGCCCTCACCCCCATCCCCGGCCCTCCTCCCTCGAGGGGGAAGGGAGACGCACGAAGCCGGGCGGGGAGGGAGATGGGCGCAATCCACTTCCAACTCCGAAAGCCCGCCCATGTCGCCACGCCGTCCCTCTCGCCGTCATCGTCGCAACGCCATGCTGATGGCCGCCCAACGCCTGCGCCTCGAAGGTGTCGCCCGCGGCGAACTGGAGCCGCGCAGTCCGCGCGAGGCCTGTTTTCAGGGCATGATCCAGGACTGCGGTCGCTTCCCGACGCGCGACTTCATCGTCTCCCCGCTTCTCTTCCTGCTCGAGGATGTCGAGCCGGATTCCGACCCTGTCGGCGCCCCCTGAAACCACCCACGGGAATCGCCCCGGAAAGCTCGCAATTCCCGCGATAATTCCTATATTCTGAGCCTTCCGGCGCGGGCCAGATTCGCGCCGTTTTCCGGGTCCTTCACAGGGCCGTCTCACCGACCGATTTGATGACCGACCAGACCCCCGACGACGCTGTCGCCCCGGCCGAATACGGCGCCGACTCCATCAAGGTTCTCAAGGGCCTGGATGCCGTTCGCAAACGCCCCGGCATGTATATCGGCGACACCGACGACGGCTCGGGCCTGCACCACATGGTCTATGAGGTGGTCGACAACGCCATCGACGAGGCCCTGGCCGGTCACGCCGATCTGGTCGAGGTGATCCTGAACGCCGACGGTTCGGTCACCGTGACCGACAACGGGCGCGGCATCCCGACCGCCATCCACGCCGAGGAAGGCGTCTCCGCGGCCGAGGTCATCATGACCCAGCTGCACGCGGGCGGTAAGTTCGACCAGAACTCCTACAAGGTCTCGGGCGGTCTGCACGGCGTGGGCGTCTCGGTCGTGAACGCCCTGTCCGACTGGCTGAAGCTGGTCATCTTCCGCGACGGCAAGCGCCACGAAATGCGCTTCGAGCGCGGCGACACCGCCGAAAGCCTCAAGGTCACGGGCGACGCTCCGATCCGCACCGAGGGGACGAAGAAAGGCGAATTGCTGACCGGCACCCAGGTCACCTTCTTCCCGTCGCTGACCACTTTCAGCCACATCGACTTCGACCTGAAGACGCTGGAACACCGCCTGCGTGAGCTGGCCTTCCTGAACTCGGGCGTGGTCATCAAGCTGCGCGACGACCGCCACGCCGAGCCGTTTGAGGAAATCCTGCACTACGAGGGCGGCGTCGAAGCCTTCGTGCGCCACCTCGACAAGTCCAAAACCCCTCTGCTCAAGGACGTCATCGTCATCCGCGGCAAGAAGGAGGGGATCGAACTCGACCTCGCCCTCTGGTGGAATGACAGCTACCACGAGACGATGCTGTGCTTCACCAATAACATCCCCCAGCGGGATGGGGGCACCCACCTGTCGGCCTTCCGCGCCTCGCTGACCCGCGTCATGGGCGGCTATATCGAAGCCGCCGGCGCCGCCAAGAAGGAGAAGGTCTCGGTCTCGGGCGAGGACGCCCGCGAAGGCCTGACCTGCGTTCTGTCGGTCAAGGTTCCCGATCCCAAATTCTCCAGCCAGACCAAGGACAAGCTTGTCTCGTCAGAGGTCCGCCCGGCGGTCGAGGCCCTGTGCTCGGAAGGTCTCGCCACCTGGTTCGAGGAGCACCCGGTCGAGGCCAAACAGGTCGTCGCCAAGATCATCGAGGCCGCCGCCGCCCGTGAGGCCGCGCGCAAGGCCCGTGACCTGACCCGCCGCAAGACGGCGATGGAAATCTCGTCCCTGCCCGGCAAGCTGGCCGACTGTCAGGAACGCGATCCGGCCAAGTCCGAGCTGTTCATCGTCGAGGGTGACTCCGCCGGCGGCTCGGCCAAACAGGCCCGCAATCGCGAAAATCAGGCCGTCCTGCCCCTGCGCGGCAAGATTCTGAACGTCGAGCGCGCCCGCTTTGATCGCATGCTGTCGTCCGAACTGATCGGCACCCTCATTCTGGCGCTCGGCACCGGCATCGGCCGCGACGACTTCAACGCCGACAAGCTGCGCTACCACAAGATCATTCTCATGGCCGACGCCGACGTCGACGGCGCCCACATCCGCACCCTGCTGCTGACCTTCTTCTACCGTCAGATGCCGGAGCTGATCGAGCGCGGGCACGTCTACATCGCCCAGCCGCCGCTTTACAAAGTCTCCAAGGGCAAGCAGTCGCGCTACCTCAAGGACCAGGCGGACATGGACGCCTATCTGATCGAGGAAGGTTCGTCGGACGCCGAGCTGGACCTGCCGTCCGGCGAGCGTCGCACCGGTCTGGACCTGCAGGCGCTGGTCCGTGAGGCCAAGGCCTTCAAGGCGGGCGTGGATCGCCTGTCGCAGCGCGCTCCGGCCTTCGCCATCGAGCAGTCGGCCCTCGCCGGTCTGTTCTCTGATGAGGGCGGGGATGTGTCGAAGGCCGCCGAACGTCTGAACCTCTTCGCCGAGGAAGGCGACGGCGCCTGGTCCGGCGCTCCGGGCGCGCAGGGGGCCGTCGCCTTCGAGCGTGTTCGCCGCGCCGTGACCGAACGCATCGTTCTGGAAGAAGCCCTGATCCGCTCGCTTGACGCCCGTCGTCTGGCCGAGCGCGCGGCCGCCTTCGAGGGCCTGTTCGACGCCCCCGCCGTCTTCCGTCGCAAGGACAAGACCGTGACCATTCGCGGTCCGATCGATCTGCTCGACGCCGTCCTCGACGCCGGCAAGAAGGGCATCGCCATCCAGCGCTACAAGGGTCTGGGCGAGATGAACCCCGAGCAGCTGTGGGAGACGACGCTGGACGTCAACGCCCGCACCCTGCTGCAGGTCTCGGTCGAGCATGAGGAAGAGGCCTCCGACCTCTTCGCCAAACTCATGGGCGATGTGGTGGAGCCACGCCGCGAGTTCATCCAGGAAAACGCCCTCGACGCCGCCGTCGACGCGTAAGAGCCGGGCTCCGGGTGGTCCGGGTCATAATAGATGAGAACTGACCCACAATAGATGAGAACGGGTCGGAGATTATCAGAATCGCCTGCAAGCCACCCACTTGCGGACGATGAGGCTCTGGACACGCAAATCAGCGGTACGGAGTTGTGACTTCGGACCGCCCAATTCCGAGTAACAACCGAAGGCCGGCGCATGCTGGCCTTCCTTTGTTCGTCTTAGCTCGTCTGGGAGAACGGCTGTGCGCCAGTAGGGGAGAGGTAAGCAACCTTCAGACGTCCCGCTTGGGCTTGGGTCCGCTCCGCCGGACGTCCCGATCGCCCGATTCTGCCCTGCTCACATCCACGGCGGCATCGAAACGTCTCGCGGTGGCATGATCCACCGAGACAGAGACCTTCAGGGTTTCAACTTCTGCGCCCACCTGCTTATCTTTACCGCTGGGAGAGGCGCCTTTGACATCAGATATCACAATCCCGCCCTTTCTCGCGCAGGAAGCCGCGCGAGGCGGAGTTGCTCTATTTTTTGGAGCCGGCGCCAGTCGTGGTGCGCGTCACCCCGTTCCCAATACGAAAATGCCGCTTGGTCTTGGACTGCGGGACCTCTTGAGCGACGAGTTCTTGCAAGGCGACAGCAAAGACCGCGCTCTGAGTGAGGTGGCATCGTTCATTGAGTTGGACGGCGGTCGCCTTCGCCTTGACTCCTACATCGCGAAGCTTATGCTCGGGCCATTCGGGCGACCGATGTTGGGGCAGCGCTCGCCACGGTTCGCAAGAGTCTGGTCCATAGCGGCTACAAGCGACGCTTTTTGATCGAGCAGGTCATCTGCGTGGTGTGCTTCGAACGTCGGCGGAGGCGTTTCAGAAGCAGTACGTTTCGAGCTCCGAGATCGCGAAGGCGCACGGGCTGAAGGCCGTCGCGGTGACACGCCGGCTCAAACATCTGGGGCTCAAGCCTGCACTGGAAAGCGACGGCAGCGCGCGCGTTCAGGCGTGTTGGCGACGCGCGGACGTTCGAGATCTGGATTTCCAATCCCAGTACATGCTGCCATGTGGACGGGCATCGGCGCCGTCGATGTTGGAAGGCGCACACAGACTCGCGAAGCGGCCTACCGGGAGCCCTCGTCTGGCGGCTGGAGCCATCTACACCCACACCGCTTCCGGCATCCTCGGTACGAACTCCTGCAGCCTGCGGGCGGCCGTGGAAGAAGGTCACATCAGGGCCGTGAGCCGGTCGGCGACGGGCAAGATTTTGACCGTCATCGAGGATGACGTGGTGGCCTTCGCACAGCGATACGTTTTTACGCCCAAGCTGGCTGCGGAACTGGGTCTGTCAGTTCGAAACATCTCACGGGGCTTGCTTCGACTGGGGGTAGAGCCGGTATGGGCGGGCAGAAAGCCGGTTCATGCCCTCTGGGATCGTGATGCGTTCGATACTGGAGATCTGCTGCAGCGATGGGTGACGGCAACGGGCGAGCTGTCCGAGCAAAGCTCGCTCTTCTAGGCTGGCGAAATGGGACGAGATGAAACGATACAGGCACTCCGCCGGCTAGCGCCTGTCCTGGCAGCCCGTGGGGTCGAGCACCTCTATTTGTTCGGCTCCGTTGCCCGCAATCGCGCTGGTGAAGCGTCCGACGTTGACCTGGCGTTCGACGTCGCTCCGGATACCGTGTTTGACGCGTTCGATATGGGCGGTGTGGTGATGGACTTGATGGGGGCTCTTGGCCAGAGGGTGGACCTCGTCGAGCGCCGGTCTATGTCGCCCGAGTTCGCCGCACGCATCGCGCCGGACATCGTCCGAATATTCTGAGCTGTATGCGACTGAAGATCATATGACAGTCTGGCGGCCACGATTACCCGCCAGATACATCGTTCGATGCCGGTGCTGGGGCAGGCGCAAAAAGAGCGAGCGCCCGATCACCGGTCGGACCCCGGAGCAGGACGGTCCGTCCTCGTACGGACACCAGTTTCCAGCCGTCCAGTTCCTCTCCAGACCGGACACGGATGACCTCGCCGTCGCTGCCCTTCAGGTAGGCCGTCGAACCCGCGATCCCGACCAGTGTCGGGGTTTGTACAGCATCGGCGACCGGCTCGGTCCGGAGGGCCCCCAGGGAGAAGGGGAAGACGGTGAGGCGCGTGGACGGGCGGGTCTCGAATGTCGGGCCGTCGAACCGGGCCTGCGCTGGCGCCTGCGCCGAGGCGGGTTCCGGCTGCGGCCACAGAAGTAATCCGAGGGTGAGCGCTGCGCATCCGCCGAGGAGCGCCGGGAGCAGATAGCGTCCGGCGATCTTCATGCGACGACCATCAGCAGTACGAGCGTCACTTGACCTCGCCCTTCGGCGCCCCGAGCCAGGACCAGCGATTCAAGTCGAACGGCCTCCCTGTTCACCGCCACCCAGTTCGCGACGGAACCGACGGCCAGGGCGTCGCCGGATCCGGTGATGCGCATCTCCGCCAGTTTGAGGCCTCCCCCCAAGGGACGGACGGAGACGGTGTCGGCGCCATTGACGAGAAGGCCGAGCTCTCCCAGCCGGACGTTGAGATACTCCGCAATCGCGGTCTCGGGATCTGTGCCCGGCGCGCGAACGAGGGGGTGCAGGGACGGGGGCCGGGGACTCTGCGCGGGAGGCGATGCGGACACGGGCGCGCCGGCCCGGGCGGCGCGGACCGCCATGACGTCGCCGACCACGGCGATGAGGGAGGCGAGGGTGACAAGGCCGAGGCCGACCGCAGCCACCGCAGCCGCGCGCCTGAACCAGACCGGCGGGATCATCGGCAGGTCTCCTCACCAAAGAACACGCCTTGCGGCGCGCCGCCGCTGGCCGGTTGAGCCTCGGCGCCGAGCGTCTCCAGTCGCGCGATGTCGGCGGTGTTCTCCGGGGTGAAGGTCACCTGGCGTGTGTCGGCC
Coding sequences within it:
- the recF gene encoding DNA replication/repair protein RecF: MITSLTLTDFRSYASATLPIAAGAVVLHGPNGAGKTNLLEALSLFTPGKGLRGATAPEMGRREPGEATGRAWAVAAVLTDGEGETKLGTGVQTPGAARRIVRIEGETAQPGRLLDYLRPVWATPEQDRLFSDARAARLKFFDRLVFADRPDHAAAVSAYEKALRERLRLLTEGAEGRPADPLWLDALEVRLGEAGAAAATARAAALTVLQSAIDARNDRPFPQADLSLTGEAEAMAVSGADPDAIAAAIREGMVRSRGRDAAAGRSLFGPHRSDLTALHREKNRPAAEGSSGEQKALVLNLILAQITRLSGQSAAPILLLDEAPAHLDTARRAALFDEIEALGLQAFMTGTEADLFAPLAGRAQFVKVADGGFG
- the gyrB gene encoding DNA topoisomerase (ATP-hydrolyzing) subunit B, producing MTDQTPDDAVAPAEYGADSIKVLKGLDAVRKRPGMYIGDTDDGSGLHHMVYEVVDNAIDEALAGHADLVEVILNADGSVTVTDNGRGIPTAIHAEEGVSAAEVIMTQLHAGGKFDQNSYKVSGGLHGVGVSVVNALSDWLKLVIFRDGKRHEMRFERGDTAESLKVTGDAPIRTEGTKKGELLTGTQVTFFPSLTTFSHIDFDLKTLEHRLRELAFLNSGVVIKLRDDRHAEPFEEILHYEGGVEAFVRHLDKSKTPLLKDVIVIRGKKEGIELDLALWWNDSYHETMLCFTNNIPQRDGGTHLSAFRASLTRVMGGYIEAAGAAKKEKVSVSGEDAREGLTCVLSVKVPDPKFSSQTKDKLVSSEVRPAVEALCSEGLATWFEEHPVEAKQVVAKIIEAAAAREAARKARDLTRRKTAMEISSLPGKLADCQERDPAKSELFIVEGDSAGGSAKQARNRENQAVLPLRGKILNVERARFDRMLSSELIGTLILALGTGIGRDDFNADKLRYHKIILMADADVDGAHIRTLLLTFFYRQMPELIERGHVYIAQPPLYKVSKGKQSRYLKDQADMDAYLIEEGSSDAELDLPSGERRTGLDLQALVREAKAFKAGVDRLSQRAPAFAIEQSALAGLFSDEGGDVSKAAERLNLFAEEGDGAWSGAPGAQGAVAFERVRRAVTERIVLEEALIRSLDARRLAERAAAFEGLFDAPAVFRRKDKTVTIRGPIDLLDAVLDAGKKGIAIQRYKGLGEMNPEQLWETTLDVNARTLLQVSVEHEEEASDLFAKLMGDVVEPRREFIQENALDAAVDA
- a CDS encoding nucleotidyltransferase domain-containing protein; the encoded protein is MFGSVARNRAGEASDVDLAFDVAPDTVFDAFDMGGVVMDLMGALGQRVDLVERRSMSPEFAARIAPDIVRIF